The following coding sequences lie in one Oncorhynchus kisutch isolate 150728-3 linkage group LG3, Okis_V2, whole genome shotgun sequence genomic window:
- the LOC109871758 gene encoding beta-crystallin B3-like has product MSEQQSAPEQLAAGKSQGGAGATYKVVLFEFENFQGRKAEFSTECKDVSEKGLEKVGSMLVESGPWVGYDRQGFAGEQFVLEKGEYPRWDTWTNSQYSYSFWSMRPLKVDSAEHKLHLFESPGFTGRKMEIVDDDVPSLWGHGFQDRVASVKALNGTWVGYMYPGYRGCQYVFECGDFKHWNDWDAPAPQIQSVRRVRDMQWHKRGCFTVPAPSPDPAPAPAPAPAPAPPAPPAASGAS; this is encoded by the exons ATGTCGGAGCAGCAGAGCGCCCCTGAGCAACTGGCTGCAGGGAAGAGCCAGGGTGGAGCAGGAGCCACTTACAAG GTGGTGCTGTTTGAGTTTGAGAATTTCCAGGGCCGCAAGGCTGAGTTTTCTACTGAGTGTAAAGATGTTTCAGAGAAGGGCCTGGAGAAGGTGGGCTCTATGCTGGTTGAGTCTGGCCC ATGGGTGGGGTATGACCGCCAGGGGTTTGCAGGTGAGCAGTTTGTTCTGGAGAAAGGCGAGTATCCACGCTGGGACACCTGGACCAACAGCCAGTACAGCTACTCCTTCTGGTCCATGCGGCCTCTCAAAGTG GATAGTGCCGAACACAAGCTCCATCTGTTTGAGAGCCCAGGCTTCACTGGTAGAAAGATGGAgattgttgatgatgatgttccCAGTTTGTGGGGACATGGTTTCCAAGATCGCGTAGCGAGTGTCAAGGCCCTCAACGGAAC ATGGGTCGGCTACATGTACCCTGGCTACAGGGGATGCCAGTACGTGTTTGAGTGTGGAGACTTCAAGCACTGGAACGACTGGGATGCCCCTGCACCTCAGATCCAGTCTGTCCGACGTGTGCGAGACATGCAGTGGCACAAGAGGGGGTGTTTCACCGTTCCTGCTCCTTCCCCTGATCCAGCTCCTGCCCCCGCTCCTGCCCCAGCACCTGCACCCCCTGCACCCCCTGCCGCCTCCGGGGCCAGCTGA